A DNA window from Enterobacter cloacae subsp. cloacae ATCC 13047 contains the following coding sequences:
- a CDS encoding MysB family protein, translating to MSDKEYVFYSTLEEAIDAAREEFLADNPGVDEEDADVQQLNIQKYVLQDGDIMWQAEFFADEGEEGECLPILSGEGAQAVFDGDYDEIELRQEWLEENTLHEWDEGEFQLEPPLDTEEGQTAADEWDER from the coding sequence ATGTCCGATAAAGAATATGTATTCTATAGTACGCTGGAAGAAGCTATTGATGCCGCTCGTGAAGAGTTCCTCGCCGATAACCCCGGCGTTGATGAAGAAGATGCGGACGTGCAACAACTCAATATCCAAAAGTATGTCCTTCAGGACGGAGATATTATGTGGCAGGCCGAATTCTTTGCTGACGAAGGTGAAGAAGGCGAATGTTTGCCGATCCTGAGCGGTGAAGGAGCTCAGGCCGTCTTTGATGGTGACTATGACGAAATTGAGTTGCGTCAGGAGTGGCTGGAAGAGAACACCCTGCACGAGTGGGATGAGGGTGAATTTCAGCTCGAGCCACCGCTGGATACGGAAGAAGGTCAAACCGCAGCTGACGAATGGGACGAGCGTTAA
- a CDS encoding YceK/YidQ family lipoprotein, with the protein MKIIIVVMMACLLSGCGSIISRTIPGQGHGNQYYPGVKWDVRDSAWRYLTVLDLPFSLIFDTLLLPIDASHGPYE; encoded by the coding sequence ATGAAAATAATCATCGTCGTCATGATGGCATGTCTGCTGAGCGGCTGCGGCAGCATCATCAGTCGCACCATTCCGGGGCAGGGCCACGGGAATCAGTACTATCCGGGCGTGAAATGGGATGTCCGGGATTCCGCATGGCGCTACCTGACAGTGCTCGATCTGCCGTTCTCGCTGATTTTCGATACGCTGTTGTTGCCCATCGATGCCAGCCACGGCCCCTATGAGTAG
- the mdoH gene encoding glucans biosynthesis glucosyltransferase MdoH: protein MNNTSEYIDAMPLTDIEKAALPESDIRAVHAALDGEHRQFSRDDDSPLGSVKARLEQAWPDSLAEGQLIKDDEGRDQLQAMPKATRSSMFPDPWRTNPVGRFWDRLRGRDVTPRYLSRLTKEEQASEQKWRTVGTIRRYILLLLTLAQTVVATWYMKTILPYQGWALINPADMMGQDIWVSFMQLLPYILQSGILLLFAVLFCWVSAGFWTALMGFLQLLMGRDKYSISASTVGDEPLNPEHRTALIMPICNEDVDRVFAGLRATWESVKATGNAAHFDVYILSDSYNPDICVAEQKAWMELIAEVQGEGQIFYRRRRRRVKRKSGNIDDFCRRWGNQYSYMVVLDADSVMSGDCLSGLVRLMEANPNAGIIQSSPKASGMDTLYARCQQFATRVYGPLFTAGLHFWQLGESHYWGHNAIIRVKPFIEHCALAPLPGEGSFAGSILSHDFVEAALMRRAGWGVWIAYDLPGSYEELPPNLLDELKRDRRWCHGNLMNFRLFLVKGMHPVHRAVFLTGVMSYLSAPLWFMFLALSTALQVVHALTEPQYFLQPRQLFPVWPQWRPELAIALFASTMVLLFLPKLLSIILIWCKGSKEYGGFWRVTVSLLLEVLFSVLLAPVRMLFHTVFVVSAFLGWEVVWNSPQRDDDSTPWGEAFMRHGSQLLLGLVWAAGMAWLDLRFLFWLAPIVFSLILSPFVSVISSRSTVGLRTKRWKLFLIPEEYSPPQVLVDTDTYLEQNRRRTLDDGFMHAVFNPSFNALATAMATARHRASKVLEIARDRHVEQALNETPEKLNRDRRLVLLSDPVTMSRLHYRVWSSPERYSSWVNYYNDLKLNPLALKAK from the coding sequence ATGAATAATACATCTGAATATATTGATGCCATGCCGCTGACGGATATCGAAAAAGCGGCACTGCCTGAGAGCGACATCCGCGCGGTACATGCCGCGCTGGATGGGGAACATCGTCAGTTTTCACGTGATGACGATTCTCCGCTGGGGTCAGTGAAGGCACGTCTGGAGCAGGCATGGCCGGACTCGCTGGCAGAAGGGCAGTTGATTAAAGACGACGAAGGACGCGATCAGCTTCAGGCGATGCCGAAAGCAACGCGTTCTTCCATGTTCCCCGACCCCTGGCGTACCAACCCGGTTGGCCGCTTCTGGGATCGCCTGCGCGGGCGTGACGTGACGCCACGCTATCTGTCGCGTCTGACAAAAGAAGAGCAGGCCTCCGAACAGAAATGGCGTACCGTGGGGACGATCCGTCGCTACATTCTTCTGCTGCTGACGCTGGCGCAGACGGTTGTCGCAACCTGGTACATGAAGACGATTCTGCCTTACCAGGGCTGGGCGCTGATCAACCCGGCAGACATGATGGGCCAGGATATCTGGGTCTCCTTCATGCAACTGCTGCCGTATATCCTGCAAAGTGGCATTCTTCTGCTGTTCGCCGTTCTCTTCTGCTGGGTCTCGGCCGGTTTCTGGACCGCGCTGATGGGCTTCCTGCAGCTGCTGATGGGACGAGACAAATACAGCATTTCGGCGTCTACGGTCGGGGATGAACCCCTGAATCCTGAGCACCGTACGGCACTGATTATGCCTATCTGTAACGAAGACGTTGACCGCGTATTCGCGGGGCTGCGCGCAACCTGGGAGTCCGTTAAGGCGACCGGTAACGCCGCCCATTTCGACGTCTATATCCTGAGCGACAGCTACAATCCGGACATCTGCGTTGCTGAGCAAAAAGCTTGGATGGAGCTGATTGCAGAAGTACAGGGCGAAGGTCAGATCTTCTACCGTCGCCGCCGTCGTCGTGTGAAGCGTAAAAGCGGCAACATCGATGACTTCTGCCGTCGCTGGGGTAACCAGTACAGCTACATGGTGGTGCTGGACGCCGACTCGGTGATGAGCGGTGATTGTCTGAGCGGTCTGGTGCGTCTGATGGAAGCTAACCCGAACGCGGGTATCATCCAGTCTTCGCCAAAAGCGTCCGGCATGGACACGCTTTACGCGCGTTGCCAGCAGTTTGCCACCCGTGTTTACGGGCCGCTGTTTACTGCCGGTCTGCACTTCTGGCAGTTGGGTGAGTCCCACTACTGGGGTCACAACGCCATTATCCGCGTGAAGCCGTTTATCGAGCACTGTGCGCTGGCACCGCTGCCGGGCGAAGGTTCGTTTGCCGGCTCGATTCTGTCGCACGACTTCGTGGAAGCGGCGCTGATGCGTCGTGCAGGGTGGGGCGTCTGGATTGCCTACGATCTGCCTGGATCCTATGAAGAACTGCCGCCGAACCTGCTGGACGAACTTAAGCGTGACCGCCGCTGGTGTCACGGGAACCTGATGAACTTCCGTCTGTTCCTCGTGAAAGGGATGCACCCGGTTCACCGTGCGGTGTTCCTGACCGGCGTGATGTCTTATCTCTCCGCGCCGCTGTGGTTTATGTTCCTGGCGCTCTCCACGGCTCTGCAGGTGGTGCATGCGCTGACTGAGCCGCAGTACTTCCTGCAACCGCGTCAGCTGTTCCCGGTGTGGCCACAGTGGCGTCCGGAGCTGGCGATAGCGCTGTTTGCCTCCACCATGGTGTTGCTGTTCCTGCCGAAGCTGCTCAGTATCATTCTGATCTGGTGCAAAGGCTCGAAGGAGTATGGCGGTTTCTGGCGGGTAACGGTTTCACTGCTGCTGGAAGTGCTGTTCTCCGTGCTGCTGGCACCGGTGCGTATGCTGTTCCATACCGTGTTTGTGGTCAGCGCGTTCCTGGGCTGGGAAGTGGTCTGGAACTCACCGCAGCGTGATGATGACTCCACGCCGTGGGGTGAAGCCTTTATGCGTCACGGCTCGCAGCTGCTGCTGGGGCTGGTGTGGGCTGCTGGGATGGCATGGCTGGATCTGCGCTTCCTGTTCTGGCTGGCGCCGATTGTCTTCTCGCTGATCCTGTCGCCGTTTGTGTCGGTCATTTCAAGCCGCTCAACGGTTGGCCTGCGTACCAAACGCTGGAAGCTGTTCCTGATCCCGGAAGAGTATTCGCCGCCGCAGGTGCTGGTGGATACTGACACCTATCTGGAGCAGAACCGCCGTCGTACGCTGGATGATGGCTTTATGCACGCGGTGTTTAACCCGTCGTTTAACGCCCTGGCAACGGCAATGGCTACCGCGCGTCACCGTGCCAGTAAGGTGCTGGAGATTGCCCGCGATCGTCACGTTGAACAGGCGCTGAACGAGACGCCAGAGAAACTTAACCGCGACCGCCGTCTGGTGCTGTTAAGCGATCCGGTGACTATGTCGCGTCTGCACTACCGTGTGTGGTCTTCCCCGGAGCGCTACTCCTCGTGGGTGAACTACTACAACGATCTGAAGCTTAACCCGCTGGCGCTGAAGGCGAAGTAA
- a CDS encoding IS3-like element ISSen4 family transposase (programmed frameshift): MKKRFSDEQIISILREAEAGVPARELCRKHAISDATFYTWRKKYGGMEVPEVKRLKSLEEENARLKKLLAEAMLDKEALQVALGRKLLTTDQKREAVMLMCDATGLSQRRACRLTGLSLSTCRYEAHRPAADAHLSGRITELALERRRFGYRRIWQLLRREGLHVNHKRVYRLYHLSGLGVKRRRRRKGLATERLPLLRPAAPNLTWSMDFVMDALSTGRRIKCLTCVDDFTKECLTVTVAFGISGVQVTRILDSIALFRGYPATIRTDQGPEFTCRALDQWAFEHGVELRLIQPGKPTQNGFIESFNGRFRDECLNEHWFSDIVHARKIINDWRQDYNECRPHSTLNYQTPSEFAAGWRKGHSENEDSDVTN, translated from the exons ATGAAGAAGCGTTTTTCCGACGAACAGATCATCAGTATTCTCCGCGAAGCCGAAGCTGGGGTACCCGCCCGTGAACTCTGCCGCAAGCATGCCATTTCCGATGCCACGTTTTACACCTGGCGTAAGAAGTATGGCGGTATGGAGGTGCCTGAAGTTAAGCGCCTGAAGTCGCTTGAGGAAGAGAACGCCAGACTCAAGAAGCTGCTTGCCGAAGCCATGCTGGATAAAGAGGCGCTTCAGGTGGCTCTTGGGCGAAAGT TACTGACGACAGACCAGAAGCGGGAAGCCGTGATGTTGATGTGTGATGCGACCGGTCTGTCGCAACGTCGTGCCTGCAGGCTTACAGGTTTATCCCTGTCGACCTGCCGCTATGAGGCTCACCGTCCGGCTGCTGATGCGCATTTATCAGGGCGCATCACTGAGCTGGCACTGGAGCGCAGGCGTTTTGGCTACCGTCGTATTTGGCAGTTGCTGCGCCGTGAAGGGCTTCATGTTAATCATAAGCGCGTGTACCGGCTTTATCACCTCAGTGGCCTGGGCGTAAAACGCAGAAGACGTCGTAAAGGGCTGGCAACAGAACGTCTGCCGCTGCTCCGTCCGGCGGCGCCCAATCTGACCTGGTCGATGGATTTCGTCATGGACGCACTTTCCACCGGTCGCAGGATCAAGTGTCTTACCTGCGTCGATGATTTCACAAAGGAATGCCTGACGGTCACTGTTGCCTTTGGGATTTCAGGCGTTCAGGTCACGCGTATTCTGGACAGCATTGCACTGTTTCGAGGCTATCCGGCGACGATAAGAACTGACCAGGGGCCGGAGTTCACTTGCCGTGCACTGGATCAATGGGCCTTTGAGCATGGTGTTGAGTTGCGCTTAATCCAGCCGGGCAAGCCAACGCAGAACGGATTTATTGAGAGCTTTAACGGACGATTTCGCGATGAATGTTTGAATGAGCACTGGTTCAGCGATATCGTTCATGCCAGGAAAATTATTAATGACTGGCGGCAGGATTATAACGAATGCCGCCCGCACTCCACGCTGAATTATCAGACACCGTCTGAATTTGCAGCGGGCTGGAGAAAGGGTCATTCTGAGAATGAAGATTCCGACGTTACTAACTGA
- the ymdB gene encoding O-acetyl-ADP-ribose deacetylase gives MKPQIDVIHGDITTMHVDVIVNAANPSLMGGGGVDGAIHRAAGPQLLEACKTVRQQQGECPPGHAVITLAGDLPAKAVIHAVGPIWHGGDRHEASILEEAYRNCLRLAADNGYKTMAFPAISTGVYGYPKAAAATIAVDTVYRYLSLKPMPEKVTFVCFDEETLHLYQRLLTQRGQELEI, from the coding sequence ATGAAACCGCAAATTGACGTTATTCATGGCGATATCACGACGATGCACGTTGATGTGATCGTCAATGCAGCCAATCCGTCACTGATGGGCGGCGGTGGCGTGGATGGCGCTATCCACCGGGCTGCCGGACCGCAACTGCTGGAAGCCTGCAAGACTGTGCGTCAGCAACAGGGGGAGTGCCCACCGGGTCATGCCGTTATTACGCTTGCGGGCGATCTTCCCGCGAAAGCGGTGATTCATGCCGTGGGGCCAATATGGCATGGCGGCGATCGGCATGAGGCGAGTATCCTCGAAGAGGCCTACCGAAACTGCCTGCGTCTGGCCGCTGATAATGGCTATAAAACCATGGCGTTTCCGGCCATCAGCACCGGAGTGTATGGCTATCCGAAAGCTGCCGCAGCGACGATTGCGGTAGACACCGTGTATCGTTACCTGTCGCTTAAACCGATGCCCGAAAAAGTGACATTTGTCTGTTTCGATGAGGAGACACTGCATCTTTATCAGCGGCTGTTGACCCAGCGCGGACAGGAATTAGAGATCTGA
- the mdtG gene encoding multidrug efflux MFS transporter MdtG yields the protein MSPSDAPINWKRNLTVAWLGCFLTGAAFSLVMPFLPLYVEQLGVTGHSALNMWSGLVFSITFLFSAIASPFWGGLADRKGRKIMLLRSALGMAIIMALMGVAQNVWQFLILRALLGLLGGFIPNANALIATQIPRHKSGWALGTLSTGGVSGALLGPLAGGLLADSYGLRPVFFITASVLFLCFIVTLICIRENFTPVAKKEMLHARDVLASLKNPRLVLSLFVTTLIIQVATGSIAPILTLYVRDLAGNVSNIAFISGLIASVPGVAALLSAPRLGKLGDRVGPEKILICALVISVLLLIPMSMVQSPWQLGVLRFLLGAADGALLPAVQTLLVYNSTNQIAGRIFSYNQSFRDIGNVTGPLVGAGISASFGFRAVFIVTAGVVLFNAVYSWFSLSRTLRPVAE from the coding sequence ATGTCACCCTCAGATGCCCCCATAAACTGGAAACGTAACCTTACGGTTGCCTGGCTTGGCTGTTTTCTTACCGGCGCGGCGTTTAGCCTCGTGATGCCCTTTCTGCCCCTGTACGTTGAACAACTGGGCGTGACGGGCCACAGTGCGCTCAATATGTGGTCTGGTCTGGTGTTCAGCATCACTTTCCTCTTCTCCGCCATTGCTTCGCCGTTCTGGGGCGGCCTTGCCGACCGTAAAGGGCGTAAAATCATGCTGCTGCGCTCGGCGCTGGGAATGGCCATCATCATGGCGTTAATGGGTGTGGCGCAGAACGTCTGGCAGTTTCTGATTTTGCGCGCGCTACTTGGCCTGCTGGGAGGATTTATTCCCAACGCGAATGCGCTGATCGCCACCCAGATCCCGCGTCATAAAAGCGGCTGGGCGCTCGGGACGCTCTCAACCGGAGGCGTCAGCGGCGCCTTGCTGGGGCCTCTGGCGGGCGGCTTGCTGGCGGACAGCTATGGCCTGCGCCCGGTATTTTTCATTACTGCCAGCGTGTTGTTCCTCTGCTTTATCGTTACGCTGATCTGCATTCGTGAAAACTTCACCCCCGTCGCCAAAAAAGAGATGCTCCACGCACGGGATGTGCTGGCTTCACTCAAAAACCCCAGACTGGTACTGAGCCTGTTCGTGACGACACTCATTATTCAGGTCGCGACCGGTTCGATTGCCCCTATTCTGACGCTGTACGTTCGCGATCTGGCAGGTAACGTGAGCAACATTGCGTTTATCAGCGGGCTGATTGCCTCCGTACCCGGCGTGGCGGCGCTGCTTAGCGCCCCGAGGTTAGGGAAACTGGGAGACCGTGTCGGCCCGGAAAAGATCCTGATTTGTGCGCTGGTGATCTCCGTGCTGCTGCTCATTCCCATGTCGATGGTGCAATCACCCTGGCAGCTGGGCGTTCTGCGCTTTTTGCTGGGTGCCGCCGACGGGGCGTTACTGCCCGCCGTTCAGACCCTGCTGGTTTACAACTCTACGAACCAGATCGCCGGGCGTATCTTCAGCTACAACCAGTCATTTCGCGACATCGGCAACGTTACCGGCCCGCTGGTGGGGGCCGGGATCTCCGCCAGCTTCGGTTTTCGCGCCGTATTTATCGTCACGGCGGGCGTAGTACTGTTTAATGCGGTTTACTCGTGGTTCAGTTTATCCCGGACATTACGGCCGGTGGCGGAATAA
- a CDS encoding Kdo(2)-lipid IV(A) acyltransferase, producing the protein MTQLPKFTVTLLHPRYWLTWLGIGFLWLLVQLPYPVIFRLGKSLGRLAQMFMKRRARIAYRNLELCFPDMSEAERHDMVTRNFESVGMGLMETGMAWFWPDKRMARWSVVAGTGMEPVHSLQANQTGVLLIGVHFLTLEIGARMFGMQAPGIGVYRPNDNPVIDLIQTNGRMRSNKSMIDRKDLKGMIRALKSGEVVWYAPDHDYGPQSSVFVPFFAVDEAATTTGTWMLARMSKAAIVPFVPRRKPDGSGYELIMLEPELAPPLDDAETTARWMNGIVEKCIMLAPEQYMWLHRRFKTRPEGTPSRY; encoded by the coding sequence ATGACCCAATTACCGAAATTTACCGTCACCCTTTTGCATCCTCGCTATTGGTTGACCTGGCTTGGCATTGGCTTTTTATGGCTTCTGGTCCAACTCCCCTACCCGGTTATTTTCCGTCTGGGCAAAAGCCTGGGTCGTCTTGCGCAAATGTTTATGAAGCGTCGCGCCAGAATCGCCTACCGCAACCTTGAACTGTGCTTCCCGGACATGAGCGAGGCTGAACGTCATGACATGGTGACCAGGAATTTTGAGTCTGTCGGCATGGGGCTGATGGAAACAGGAATGGCGTGGTTCTGGCCGGACAAACGCATGGCGCGCTGGAGCGTCGTTGCCGGTACGGGGATGGAGCCGGTACATTCGCTGCAGGCGAATCAGACGGGCGTGCTGCTGATTGGCGTACACTTTCTGACCCTGGAAATCGGCGCCCGTATGTTCGGTATGCAGGCGCCCGGCATTGGGGTTTATCGTCCAAACGACAACCCGGTTATCGATCTGATCCAAACCAATGGCCGTATGCGGTCCAACAAAAGCATGATCGACCGTAAGGATCTGAAGGGCATGATCCGCGCCCTCAAATCAGGTGAAGTGGTCTGGTATGCCCCCGATCACGACTACGGCCCGCAATCCAGCGTATTTGTTCCGTTCTTTGCCGTTGACGAGGCGGCCACCACCACGGGCACCTGGATGCTGGCACGCATGTCCAAAGCCGCCATCGTCCCTTTTGTTCCGCGCCGCAAACCGGATGGTTCGGGTTACGAATTGATTATGCTGGAGCCCGAACTGGCGCCTCCACTGGATGATGCTGAGACCACCGCACGCTGGATGAACGGCATTGTCGAGAAATGCATTATGCTCGCACCGGAGCAGTACATGTGGCTGCACCGCCGCTTTAAAACGCGGCCAGAAGGCACGCCGTCCCGCTATTAA
- a CDS encoding type 1 fimbrial protein, whose translation MTKYIAQLASGFSLLISLFVTPVFAATVVEGGVIHFRGAIVADPCEVTAQTRQFALSCPENNRIHTRMVSYEDALNGHVTDTSLATLSMKYLNPEKTLAVVQIQYR comes from the coding sequence GTGACCAAATATATCGCTCAACTCGCTTCTGGTTTTAGTCTGCTCATTTCTCTTTTTGTAACCCCGGTTTTTGCGGCGACGGTTGTTGAGGGTGGGGTCATTCATTTTCGCGGCGCGATTGTCGCCGACCCCTGTGAAGTGACTGCACAAACGCGGCAGTTTGCGTTGTCATGCCCGGAAAATAACCGGATTCATACGCGCATGGTCAGTTATGAAGATGCACTTAATGGCCATGTGACCGATACCAGCCTCGCCACCCTCAGCATGAAGTACCTCAATCCTGAAAAAACGCTCGCGGTGGTACAAATTCAGTACCGCTGA
- the mdoC gene encoding glucans biosynthesis protein MdoC encodes MSTTPVEREYFLDSIRAWLMLLGIPFHISLIYSSHTWHVNSQMPSWWLTLFNDFIHAFRMQVFFVISGYFSYMLFLRYPIKRWWKVRVERVGIPMLTAIPLLTLPQFIMLQYVKGKAENWPNLSLYEKYNTLVWELVSHLWFLLVLVVLTTVSVLIFSRFRRHLSDKANAFFASITLGKLSLLFLLLGIAYAAVRRTLFIVYPPILSDGLFNFVVMQSLFYIPFFLIGALAFIYPKLKSLFTTPSPWCAFGAAIAFAAYLLNQRYGSGDAWMYETESVITMLLGLWMVNVVFALGHRLLNFKSSRVTYFVNASLFIYLVHHPLTLFFGAYITPHIASNTLGFFTGLVFVIGIAIVLYEIHLRIPLLRFLFSGKPQVRAS; translated from the coding sequence ATGAGCACAACACCTGTAGAACGTGAATACTTCCTCGACTCGATCCGGGCATGGCTGATGCTATTGGGGATCCCCTTCCACATTTCACTGATTTACTCCAGCCACACCTGGCATGTTAATAGTCAAATGCCCTCCTGGTGGCTGACGCTGTTTAATGACTTTATTCACGCCTTCCGCATGCAGGTGTTTTTTGTCATTTCAGGTTATTTCTCTTATATGCTGTTTCTGCGCTACCCCATCAAGCGCTGGTGGAAAGTGCGCGTGGAGCGCGTCGGCATTCCGATGCTCACCGCCATTCCTCTGCTGACGTTGCCGCAGTTCATCATGTTGCAGTACGTAAAGGGTAAAGCGGAGAACTGGCCTAATCTGTCGCTGTACGAAAAATACAACACCCTGGTTTGGGAGCTGGTGTCCCACCTCTGGTTCCTGCTGGTGCTGGTGGTCCTTACCACGGTCAGCGTGTTGATTTTTAGCCGCTTTCGCCGCCATTTAAGCGACAAAGCTAACGCCTTTTTCGCCAGTATCACCCTGGGAAAACTGTCGCTGCTCTTTTTGCTGCTGGGCATCGCCTATGCGGCAGTGCGACGGACGCTGTTTATTGTCTATCCGCCGATTCTGAGCGACGGATTATTCAATTTTGTGGTGATGCAGTCGCTGTTCTACATCCCCTTCTTTTTAATCGGGGCGCTGGCCTTTATTTATCCGAAGCTTAAGTCGCTGTTTACGACGCCCTCACCGTGGTGTGCTTTTGGTGCCGCCATCGCGTTTGCGGCCTATCTTTTAAATCAGCGCTACGGCAGCGGCGATGCGTGGATGTATGAAACCGAGAGCGTCATTACCATGCTGCTGGGCCTGTGGATGGTGAATGTGGTCTTTGCGCTGGGCCACCGACTGCTTAATTTTAAGTCCAGCCGCGTGACCTATTTCGTCAATGCTTCGCTGTTTATCTATCTGGTGCACCACCCTCTGACGTTGTTCTTCGGGGCCTATATCACACCGCATATCGCCTCCAACACGCTGGGCTTCTTTACCGGGCTGGTCTTTGTGATTGGAATCGCCATCGTGCTTTACGAAATCCACCTGCGGATACCGCTTCTGCGTTTCCTTTTCTCCGGGAAACCGCAGGTAAGAGCATCATAA
- the mdoG gene encoding glucans biosynthesis protein MdoG: MKHKPQMMKMRWLGAAVVLSLYTSSALAFNIDDVAKQAKSMAGKSYEAPKSNLPSVFRDMKYADYQQIQFNHDKAYWNNIKTPFKLEFYHQGMYFDTPVAINEVTATAVRKIKYSPDYFNFGDVQHDKDTVKDLGFAGFKVLYPINSKDKNDEIVSMLGASYFRVIGAGQVYGLSARGLAIDTALPSGEEFPRFREFWIERPKPTDKRLTIYALLDSPRATGAYRFVIMPGRDTVVDVQSKVYLRDKVGKLGVAPLTSMFLFGPNQPSPATNFRPELHDSNGLSIHAGNGEWIWRPLNNPKHLAVSSFAMENQQGFGLLQRGRQFSRFEDLDDRYDLRPSAWVTPKGDWGKGKIELVEIPTNDETNDNIVAYWTPDQLPEAGKEMNFKYTITFSRDEDKLHAPDNAYVMQTRRSTGDVKQSNLIRQPDGTVAFVVDFTGQDMKKLAPDTAVTAQASIGDNGEIVENTVRYNPVTKGWRLTLRVKVKDPKQTTEMRAALVSNDQPLSETWSYQLPANE, translated from the coding sequence ATGAAACATAAACCACAGATGATGAAAATGCGTTGGTTGGGTGCTGCAGTGGTGTTATCCCTGTATACCTCATCGGCACTGGCCTTTAACATCGACGATGTCGCAAAACAGGCAAAATCGATGGCAGGCAAGAGCTACGAAGCGCCGAAAAGTAACTTGCCCTCCGTTTTCCGCGACATGAAATATGCGGACTATCAGCAGATCCAGTTCAATCACGATAAAGCGTACTGGAACAATATTAAGACCCCGTTCAAGCTTGAGTTTTATCATCAGGGTATGTACTTCGATACCCCTGTAGCCATCAATGAAGTGACGGCAACGGCGGTACGTAAAATCAAATACAGCCCGGATTACTTCAATTTTGGCGATGTGCAGCACGACAAAGATACGGTTAAAGATCTGGGCTTTGCAGGCTTCAAGGTGCTTTACCCGATCAACAGCAAAGATAAAAACGACGAAATCGTCAGCATGCTCGGCGCCAGCTACTTCCGCGTTATTGGCGCGGGACAGGTGTACGGGCTTTCTGCGCGCGGCCTGGCTATTGATACCGCGCTGCCATCAGGTGAAGAATTCCCACGTTTCCGCGAGTTCTGGATCGAACGTCCAAAACCAACGGATAAACGTCTGACTATCTACGCACTGCTGGATTCCCCGCGTGCAACGGGCGCGTACCGCTTTGTGATCATGCCAGGGCGTGACACGGTGGTTGACGTGCAGTCTAAAGTCTACCTGCGCGACAAAGTGGGTAAACTGGGCGTTGCGCCGCTGACCAGTATGTTCCTGTTTGGGCCGAACCAGCCGTCACCGGCGACCAACTTCCGTCCTGAACTGCACGATTCCAACGGCCTGTCTATTCATGCCGGTAACGGTGAGTGGATCTGGCGTCCGCTGAACAACCCGAAACATCTGGCTGTCAGCAGCTTTGCGATGGAAAACCAGCAAGGTTTCGGTCTTCTGCAGCGTGGCCGTCAGTTCTCTCGCTTTGAAGATCTGGATGACCGCTACGACCTGCGTCCAAGCGCGTGGGTGACCCCGAAAGGTGACTGGGGCAAAGGGAAGATTGAACTGGTTGAAATCCCAACCAATGATGAAACCAACGATAACATCGTCGCTTACTGGACGCCGGATCAGCTGCCGGAAGCCGGGAAAGAGATGAACTTCAAATACACGATCACCTTTAGCCGCGACGAAGACAAACTGCATGCGCCGGATAACGCGTATGTCATGCAGACTCGCCGTTCAACGGGTGACGTGAAACAGTCTAATCTTATCCGTCAGCCTGACGGTACCGTCGCTTTCGTGGTGGACTTCACCGGCCAGGACATGAAGAAACTGGCGCCAGATACTGCCGTGACCGCCCAGGCCAGCATCGGTGATAACGGTGAGATCGTTGAGAACACCGTACGTTACAACCCGGTAACGAAAGGGTGGCGTCTGACCCTGCGCGTGAAAGTGAAAGATCCGAAACAGACCACTGAAATGCGCGCTGCGCTGGTCAGTAACGATCAGCCGCTGAGTGAAACCTGGAGCTATCAGCTACCTGCCAATGAATAA
- a CDS encoding recombinase family protein — protein sequence MRTVKAYIYSRVSSLQQVDAFGLDRQISTVLDFLENAKLPAELGYQLDPSHHEVLESDKGLSGYAGHNFTKGSLGRFKERVRSGEITEGCLLIESVDRFSRKQGYDAIDEFTFLIKRNIDIVEVETGQIYSYKLDHKLSALSTSIERVTCPHD from the coding sequence ATGCGAACTGTCAAAGCCTACATCTATAGTAGGGTATCGAGCTTGCAGCAGGTTGATGCTTTTGGCTTAGATCGCCAGATTAGTACAGTATTAGACTTCCTCGAAAACGCTAAACTACCCGCTGAATTAGGGTATCAGCTTGATCCAAGCCATCATGAAGTACTGGAAAGTGATAAAGGCTTGTCAGGTTACGCCGGACACAACTTCACGAAGGGATCATTGGGGCGGTTCAAGGAACGTGTAAGATCAGGAGAAATTACTGAAGGTTGTTTGCTGATTGAGAGTGTTGACAGGTTTTCCAGGAAGCAGGGCTATGATGCAATTGATGAGTTTACTTTCCTGATCAAACGTAACATTGATATTGTTGAAGTTGAAACGGGGCAAATCTACAGCTATAAGCTCGATCACAAGTTATCTGCATTATCCACAAGTATTGAACGTGTGACCTGCCCCCACGATTAG